A region of Alkalinema sp. FACHB-956 DNA encodes the following proteins:
- a CDS encoding acyltransferase — protein sequence MAISPETYRFDFEPWSFWPQATPAEKSEQLEWQAQLAAQGRIKLGSQCFVSQLAGVFPDSLEMGEGCYIAAHAHISHTVKMGNHCSINVAAVVRGKVTLGNGVRIGGHTSILGFNHSFGQLDTPIHQQPLTFKGITIGDDVWIGSGVTIVDGVEIGSHSVIGAGAIVTRNIPPYSVAVGNPARVIKNRQKRSPVKQVLGKLKKLKLIWQPS from the coding sequence ATGGCAATTTCCCCAGAGACCTATCGTTTTGATTTTGAACCTTGGTCATTTTGGCCCCAGGCAACCCCTGCGGAAAAAAGTGAGCAGCTTGAATGGCAAGCACAGCTTGCAGCCCAAGGCCGCATCAAATTGGGTTCCCAGTGTTTTGTCTCCCAGCTAGCAGGGGTTTTTCCGGATTCCCTAGAAATGGGGGAAGGATGTTACATTGCAGCCCATGCCCACATCAGCCATACGGTCAAAATGGGCAACCATTGCTCAATTAATGTTGCGGCCGTAGTGCGAGGGAAAGTCACCCTGGGAAATGGTGTGCGGATTGGCGGCCACACGTCGATTTTGGGCTTTAACCATAGTTTTGGCCAACTCGATACCCCCATCCATCAACAACCGCTGACCTTTAAGGGCATCACGATCGGGGATGATGTGTGGATTGGATCGGGTGTCACCATTGTTGATGGCGTGGAAATTGGCTCCCATAGTGTGATTGGAGCCGGGGCGATCGTGACACGCAATATTCCGCCCTATTCCGTTGCGGTGGGGAATCCGGCGCGGGTCATTAAAAACCGCCAGAAGCGTTCTCCTGTTAAACAAGTGTTGGGCAAGCTCAAAAAACTAAAGCTAATTTGGCAGCCCAGCTAA